CTTTATTCATAAGGTATATAATTGTCGAATTTAGGCCATCTTTTTCAGTGTATGGTATAAATTGTTCGTTAACAAGCTTACTAATACAACGATCAGTACCTACCCATAAAATGCCATTGTCATCTTCTATTATACTCCCCACATAAGAGTTGCAAAGTCCATCGATGATGCTATATTTTCTAAAGTTACCCTCATAATATTTTAACAGTCCATCACTTGTTCCAAACCAAATAATACCTTTATGATCCTCATAAATGGCGTGAATCTGTTCATTGGATAATCCATTTTCATGATTGTAATTAGTGATTTTCTTATCCTGTATCATGGAGATCCCCTCGTTTGTTGCTACCCATAGTCTATCTTGTTTGTCGTAGAGAAGATAGTTTACAGCATTACTCACTAATCCTTGGGTTTTATCGATTGTATTAAATACACCATTTTTATATTGAACGATACCTTTTCTTGTTGCCAACCAGATGGTATGATCTGGTGTTTCAATAATACTAAACACGGTATTGTTTGGGAGGTGATTTTTAGAAGTGTAATTAATCACATCTTTCCCGTCGTAGACAAAGCAACCATTGTGGCTTGTTCCAGTCCATAAATTGCCTTTAGCATCTTTGAGTATAGCAAAGTTATTAGCTTTATTGAGCCCCTCAATATTAGAATAATTGATAAAAGGAGTTTTTATATACTTAAAGATCCCTTCTCCAATAACCCCAATCCAGATATTATTTTGTCGATCGCAAAAGAGGGAATTGATCGCACTAGAGGGGATTCCATTTTGATCACAAATATTCACTAATTCATTGTTAACGTATTTGTAAACACCATGATTGTTGGTAGAAAACCAGAGCGTATTATTTAAATCGTATACAATATTGGTAATCTGAATAGGTGAGGGAAGTAGGTGGTTAAATAAAAATGGAGTTAATGAATCTACACTGTTAATGCTGTAGATTCCTTCATTTTCTAAACTCACAATTAATTCATTATTAGGAGCCCATTTTACAGTTGTAATAAACTTTTGAGTTTGAAATAACTTTTGGGATTCTTTAGTCTCTGTATTTAAAGAGTATATTTCTTTCGAGGTAAAGTAGTAGATCGAATGTTTCTGATCATAGAAGAAGCCTTTTATTTTCTCCTGATTATGCGTGGAGACACTTTGCCATATACTGTCACTTAGATAATAAATAGCTTTATTTTTTGCAGCATAGATTATTTTTTTCTGTTGATCATAAATAATATGATGAAAGCCCGTTTCTTGATCAGGTAATTGATGAATTAAACCTTTATGATAATAAGAAAGAGGTCCCCAAGTAGAGGCAAAATATATTTTATGATCTTCTCCTTCTGTGATGTCAGTTACAATATTCCCTCCAAGATTGTTATTCTCATTAAAGTTTTCAAAGTGAACTCCATCAAATTTTGATACTCCACCACCAGTCGTGGCTATCCATAAAAACCCCAAACTATCTTGATAAATGTATGAAGCTTCAGATTGAGCCAACCCCTCAGTCACGCTATATTGAATAAGGGAATGCTGTTGTGCAATACTTGTTAAGGCATTGAATAAAAAAAGAGTAATAAGGGGTATAAGTTTATACATTAGAATAAGATAAGTTTTAAGCTTTAATATATAAATTAAATGTTGATTAATCGAAAAAAAATGACAAAACTACTTCTTTTTTCCACTTCTTTTCTTTGGTTTTTTATATTTAGCTTTAATTATTCTTCTGTAGCTTCCACCTAGGTTAACTTTTGTGTTTTTCTCTTTCTTGTCGTGAAAAGCACCTCCACCTTCTTGTTGTTTATGTTGAGGTAGGTAGTTTTTTTGATGAAAAGAGGGAAGCTCTTCATCGGTAAAGATGTTAGAAACTTCAACTTCTTCAGGGAAGTCAAGCATCTTGATGTTCTTATTCATCAAGTCTTCAATTTCATCTTGATACATTTTTTCTACTTCATTAATAAAGGAAATGGCAACACCTTTAGCTTCGGCTCTTCCCGTTCTTCCAATTCTATGAATGTAGTTTGCTGCATTATTTGGTAAATCAAAGTTGATTACATGAGATACTTCTCTAATGTCCATACCCCTTGCAATTATTTCGGTAGCAATTAGTATTCGATAAGTTCCATCCTCAAAAGCATCTAAAGTCCTAAATCTTAAATTTTGCGCTTTATTAGAATGAATGACACCAATTTGTTCAGGATAAATAGTGTTTAATGTTTCAAATAATCTATCTGCTAACTTTTTGCTTGCTACAAAGACCAATCCTTTAGTAATTGTCTTATTGGTATCAAGAATATGATTCAATAAGTTAACCTTAGTATGATAGTTAGGTACATCGTAGGCAAACTGATTAATCAGTTCCAATGGAGTTCCACTTTTTACAATTTCTATTTTGACAGGTTCTATAAAAAAATCATTAATAATTAATTCTATATCATCGTTTGTTGTAGCAGAAAATAAGATGTTTTGTCTACGTTCTGGTAATAAATCTAGAATATTCAAGATTTGTGGCCTAAAACCTAGGTTTAACATCTCATCCATTTCATCAATTACAAATTGTTTGATGTTTTTAAGGCGTAATACTTTTGTTAGTGCTAAATCTACCAACCGACCAGGGGTGGCAACTAAAATATCGACACCATCATAAACAACTTGTTTTTGGGTGTTGATATTTGTCCCTCCATAAACACCAGCAATTCTGACCGACATGTATTGCGTTAAACTTTTAGCTTCTTCAACGACTTGCATGACTAATTCTCGAGTTGGAACAATGATTAAAACTCGAGGTTGTCGTTGTTCAGAATATTTTAAATTCCTCAAGATCGGTAGTAAGTATGCAAACGTTTTTCCTGTACCAGTTTGTGCAACACCTATCATATCTTTGCCTGAAAGAATTAAAGGAAAAGCTTTTTCTTGGATAGGAGTAGGGTGCATGTATTCTAAATCTTCAAGAGCATTTAGAAGCGGTCTGGAAAGTTTTAAATCACTGAAGTTCACAATTGTAATTTTTGTGCAAAAGTAAACATAAAAATAAGCTTCTTTAAAAAGATGTTAAAAAGTCTTGAATAATATTAAATAAAGTTATCATTTGAAGTCCCTTTTACTTTAGAATATCGTTAATTTCTACTGCATAAGTCATGGCTATATGATAGAAATGGAACTAAGAAAGGAATAAAGGTTGTTATTTTATCACAATTTTAAACAACTTCAAAAGCAATTTATTGAGATTTGATACGTTTCTTATCCAAGATTATATATCTTCGCAGACCGAATCATGCTATGCTAATGCAAGTTTAATATTGAAATTGACAAGGATTTACAAATGGGAAAAAACATATTATTCATAATCACACTTGTACTGTCTTTAATTCTTGGAAGTTGTTCTGAGTATAATAAGATTTTGAAAAGTAACGATTATGAATTAAAATACACAAAAGCGGTAGAGTATTATAATGAAGGTGAATATTATAAATCTTTGCCTTTGTTTGAAGAATTGATGTCATTTTTTAGGATGACGGATAAAGGGGAGGACGTGTATTATTATTATGCACACAATCAGTATGCTCTTAAAGAATATTATATGGCTGCGTATTATTTTAAACGTTTTGCCAAAAGTTATCCCAATAGTCCAAAGGCACAAGAGTGTGCTTTTTTAGGAGCGATCTGTAAAAAAGAACTTTCACCAGAGTATAACCTAGATCAAAGCGAAACTTATGCCGCAATAGATGAGTTTCAATTGTTCATGGACAGGTACCCTAACAGTAATTTGGTAGACTCTTGTAATACTGAAATTCGATTATTAAGAGCGAAGTTAGAAAAGAAAAGTTATGAAAACGGAAAGTTGTTTTACCGAATGGAAAAGTAC
This Flavobacteriales bacterium DNA region includes the following protein-coding sequences:
- the bamD gene encoding outer membrane protein assembly factor BamD is translated as MGKNILFIITLVLSLILGSCSEYNKILKSNDYELKYTKAVEYYNEGEYYKSLPLFEELMSFFRMTDKGEDVYYYYAHNQYALKEYYMAAYYFKRFAKSYPNSPKAQECAFLGAICKKELSPEYNLDQSETYAAIDEFQLFMDRYPNSNLVDSCNTEIRLLRAKLEKKSYENGKLFYRMEKYRSAVIAFNSTLQTYPDTDYKEEILFLIVKSNYLFANNSIDSKKMERYEETIKSYHKFVDSFGSSKWIKQAENYYNSSVKELAKLKNNPISNE
- a CDS encoding DEAD/DEAH box helicase — encoded protein: MNFSDLKLSRPLLNALEDLEYMHPTPIQEKAFPLILSGKDMIGVAQTGTGKTFAYLLPILRNLKYSEQRQPRVLIIVPTRELVMQVVEEAKSLTQYMSVRIAGVYGGTNINTQKQVVYDGVDILVATPGRLVDLALTKVLRLKNIKQFVIDEMDEMLNLGFRPQILNILDLLPERRQNILFSATTNDDIELIINDFFIEPVKIEIVKSGTPLELINQFAYDVPNYHTKVNLLNHILDTNKTITKGLVFVASKKLADRLFETLNTIYPEQIGVIHSNKAQNLRFRTLDAFEDGTYRILIATEIIARGMDIREVSHVINFDLPNNAANYIHRIGRTGRAEAKGVAISFINEVEKMYQDEIEDLMNKNIKMLDFPEEVEVSNIFTDEELPSFHQKNYLPQHKQQEGGGAFHDKKEKNTKVNLGGSYRRIIKAKYKKPKKRSGKKK